Proteins encoded within one genomic window of Palaemon carinicauda isolate YSFRI2023 unplaced genomic scaffold, ASM3689809v2 scaffold54, whole genome shotgun sequence:
- the LOC137637120 gene encoding uncharacterized protein, which translates to MTTWTLGGGVETPLMKIVSSSSSSNLTPPLMKIVSSSSSSNLTPPLMKIVSSSSSNLTPPLMKIVSSSSSNLTPPLMKIVSSSSSSNLTPPLMKIVSSSSSNLTPPLMKIVSSSSSNLTPPLMKIVSSSSSNLTPPLMKIVSSSSSSNLTPPLMKIVSSSSSNLTPPLMKIVSSSSSSNLTPPLMKIVSSSSSSNLTPPLMKIVSSSSSNLTPPLMKIVSSSSSNNSHRHLPVSLATSSSRYNPIGANIGASTKKSGDSGSRLREKFAD; encoded by the exons ATGACCACATGGACACTCGGCGGAGGTGTCGAGACTccgcttatgaagattgtctccagttcttcatcgagtaacctaacacctccgcttatgaagattgtctccagttcttcatcgagtaacctaacacctccgcttatgaagattgtctccagttcttcGAGTAACCTAACACCTccgcttatgaagattgtctccagttcttcGAGTAACCTAACACCTccgcttatgaagattgtctccagttcttcatcgagtaacctaacacctccgcttatgaagattgtctccagttcttcGAGTAACCTAACACCTccgcttatgaagattgtctccagttcttcGAGTAACCTAACACCTccgcttatgaagattgtctccagttcttcGAGTAACCTAACACCTccgcttatgaagattgtctccagttcttcatcgagtaacctaacacctccgcttatgaagattgtctccagttcttcGAGTAACCTAACACCTccgcttatgaagattgtctccagttcttcatcgagtaacctaacacctccgcttatgaagattgtctccagttcttcatcgagtaacctaacacctccgcttatgaagattgtctccagttcttcGAGTAACCTAACACCTccgcttatgaagattgtctccagttcttcatcga ATAACAGCCATCGCCATTTACCTGTAAGCTTAGCCACTAGCTCATCTCGCTATAATCCTATTGGGGCTAATATAGGTGCTAGTACA AAAAAGTCTGGAGATTCTGGTTCACGATTACGAGAGAAATTTGCAGATTGA